The following is a genomic window from Pseudomonadota bacterium.
ATAAGCTTTCCGGGATTATTTTAACGCCAACGATGGTTAGAGAATTCATCCTGAAACATCTCTTCGCAAGATAGTGCAAGTCCGGAAAGACAGGACGCTAAATAAATTCCTCAAGCCAGAGACTCAAGGATGCCACTCCCCAGAGCAACTCATGGGGACCATTTGCGTTGTTACAGGCCTGGTTAAAATGGTCATTCAATTTTTTCCGGTCAAAAATACCGAGGTCGGCAAGAATTTCCGAGGATAACCTTTCTTCAACAAAGGATCGCCACCTGGTTGAAAACCACTGCTGATAGGGAATGGATGAGCCGAAACCGGACTTATGCTTATCAATAATTTCAGCGGGAAGCCTATCCCGCATGGCCTGCCGAACCACCCACTTGCCTCCGGCCTTCCCCGCCGACATGTTCACCTTCATTGAAGCGGGGATCCGCATAGCCAGCTCCACCATCCTCACATCAAGAAATGGCGCCCGGTATTCCACAGAATGTGCCATTCCGGCAATATCGGGAATATCTACAATACTGTGCTGGCTGCACACCATGAGCTGCTGAGCAAGAAAGCCTTCATTGAGATCCCGGGCGCCCCACGAATCATACTCCTGCAATAAAAGCTCTGCCGGGCATGCCGAACCAGCCCCCCTTGCAAAGGAATCGCTGTAGACGTTTTTCCAGAAAGAATGAATGGGGCCGAGTCGGAAATCTGCCGTCACCTGATTGCCGGCCCTTGCATATTTCTCCGCAGAGCGTTTCAAACCTGAAAATGGACTTTTTTTCACCAGATGATGCAGGCCTGCCCTGAAAAAAGGCCGCATCTTTTTCCACTTTTCATTGAATGCTAAAAGCTGCCGATGAATTCCGTAGCCGCCGAATAATTCATCGCCGCCGCTGCCGGTTAGAGCAACCTTGCAGTGACGTCCGATCATTTCTGATATTGCAAAGGCATGCATGGGTACAAAACTGAAAAAAGGTTCGGCAAAACTTTTGACGATATCGTTTACCGAAGCAAGCTGCTCCTCACCAAAAATCAACTCATGGTGTTCAGTTCCGTATTGTTCCGCAACCATTCTGGCAGCCCGGAATTCATCATCCGCTGCATGCCGGTCATAACTCACGCAGAATGTCTTCACCTTTCGTTTTTTTCGCATCATGGAAGCCACCACCGCGCTTGAATCCAGGCCACCGGAAAGTTGCGCTCCGATGGGGACATCACTCCGGCAGAGCAAATCCACTGTTTCATCCAGACAGCGGTTTATCTCATAACACGCCTCTTCACAGGAAGTAATCATCCGGGCATCTGAGAATTGCGGCTGCCAATATCGTTTATCACTTATCCCATTGCTGTCGATGGTGATGCAATGACCGGGTTTCAGCTTTTTTATATGTTTGAATGGCGTATAGGGTGCAGGACAGACCAGGTAATGAAGCCCATGATGCAGTCCGTCAAGGTCAACCTCTCGCGGAATGCAATCAAGAGCTGTAAGGGCTCGTATCTCCGAGGCAAAGGCAAAGATGGAATTTTGATGGTAATACACCAGCGGCTTTTCTCCGACTCGATCCCGCGCCAGAAACAGCCTCTTTTTCATGTCATCCCATACAGCAAAGCTGAACATTCCGCGGAGTCGGGAAAGACAATCCCGACCATTTGTAATATATAATGCAAGCAGAACCTCGGTGTCCGAAGTGGTTCGAAACGTATACCCCTTCTGTTCAAGCTCCTCACGCAGCTCCAGATAATTATAGATCTCCCCGTTAAATGTAATGGCAAAACGTCCGTCAGCCGAAACCATGGGTTGTCTGGCCCGTTCTGTCGGGTCAATAATCGCCAGCCGTGTTGTCCCGAGACCGACAGCTCCATGAATCCAGACCCCTTGATGATCAGGGCCGCGGTGTAAAAGCTGCCGGGACATTCTTTCCACAGAGCTCCTGATACGATCTGCTGAAAACCGATTATCCAGAGAGAAAATTCCGCAAATTCCACACATAATATATGATGCCACACTGAATGATCAAAATTATTGAACTACAGGATCCTTGAGCTGATTATACAACTTCTGAGGCTGAATGAGGACCCTACTACGCCCATATTTCCATGTCAATTTACAAAAAAAACATCCTTTCAGTAAAATAATTTGCTAAAATACTGGATATCTATTGCAATCTATTTTATATTTTCGGGTTTTACTCGATGGGAATTTTTTGTACCCAACTCTCTGCATGCAAATCATTCTCGATAAAGTCCTGCAATTACATAAGGTTTATACTTTTAGTTATTCAAACAAATATTAAAAGGAGAAGATTCATGTCTCGGAAAATGGTCACCATTGACGGCAACCAAGCCTGTACTCATGTGGCGTACTCTACAAGTGAAATCATCACAATCTATCCAATCACCCCTTCTTCACCCATGGCCGCTGAAGCGGATACAAAGGCCACCGCAGGCCAGAAGAACATCTGGGGCTCGGTTCCTGCTGTCACTCAGATGCAATCTGAAGGCGGCGTTGCCGGCTCCCTGCACGGCTCACTTACCACCGGGGCGCTGTGTACAACATTTACCGCATCCCAGGGGCTTTTCCTGATGATGCCCAATATGTACAAACTGGCCGGTGAGCTCACCCCCACCGTTTTCCACATTACCGCCCGGTCAGTTGCCTGCCAGGGTCTTTCGATCTTCGGCGACCACGGTGATGTCATGGCTGTCCGCCAGACCGGCTGGGGCATGCTGTGCTCCCAGAATGTCCAGGAATGCCAGGACATGGCGCTTATCTCAACCCAGTCAGCGCTGAAATCGCGTGTACCTTTCATGCATTTCTTTGACGGCTTCCGGACATCCCACGAAATCCAGAAAATCGAACAGCTCACCGAGGAAGATATGGCGGCGATCATTGACGAAGATCTGGTTATTGAGCATCGCAAGCGCGGTCTTTCTCCGGACCGGCCGATGATGCGCGGTACAGCCCAGAACCCTGATGTTTACTTCACCGGTCGCGAAACAGTCAATAAATACTATGAGGCGATTCCCGGCATCATCCAGGACACCATGGATAAATTCGCCAAGCTCACCGGTCGCCAGTATCATCTTTTCGACTACCACGG
Proteins encoded in this region:
- the asnB gene encoding asparagine synthase (glutamine-hydrolyzing), translated to MASYIMCGICGIFSLDNRFSADRIRSSVERMSRQLLHRGPDHQGVWIHGAVGLGTTRLAIIDPTERARQPMVSADGRFAITFNGEIYNYLELREELEQKGYTFRTTSDTEVLLALYITNGRDCLSRLRGMFSFAVWDDMKKRLFLARDRVGEKPLVYYHQNSIFAFASEIRALTALDCIPREVDLDGLHHGLHYLVCPAPYTPFKHIKKLKPGHCITIDSNGISDKRYWQPQFSDARMITSCEEACYEINRCLDETVDLLCRSDVPIGAQLSGGLDSSAVVASMMRKKRKVKTFCVSYDRHAADDEFRAARMVAEQYGTEHHELIFGEEQLASVNDIVKSFAEPFFSFVPMHAFAISEMIGRHCKVALTGSGGDELFGGYGIHRQLLAFNEKWKKMRPFFRAGLHHLVKKSPFSGLKRSAEKYARAGNQVTADFRLGPIHSFWKNVYSDSFARGAGSACPAELLLQEYDSWGARDLNEGFLAQQLMVCSQHSIVDIPDIAGMAHSVEYRAPFLDVRMVELAMRIPASMKVNMSAGKAGGKWVVRQAMRDRLPAEIIDKHKSGFGSSIPYQQWFSTRWRSFVEERLSSEILADLGIFDRKKLNDHFNQACNNANGPHELLWGVASLSLWLEEFI